The sequence ATCCAGGCGCAGCTCAAGAGCGACCACCAGTCGAGCTCGCTGAGCCTGGGGTTCATCACGCGGGTGGAGGACAACGCGGGGAGGAAGGACCCGAGGGGGGAGGGGTTCGAGTTGAGGACCGATGGGCACGGGGCGCTCAGAGCGAGCAACGGGATGCTGATCACCACCGAGGCTCGAGCCAACGCGGCGAATCATGTCAAGGACTCGGGCGAGACGGTGCAACGTCTGGCGCAGGCCCAGGCGCAGCACGACGCACTGGCACAGGCCGCCAGCACCGCCAAGGCACAGCACAGGGGCGCAGACCAAGGCGCGGTCGCCAAGGCCTTGACGCGTCAGAACGACGCGCTCGAAGGTCAGGGCAAGGCCGACCCGGAACGCGGGCGCTTCCCCGAAATCGACCAAGCCCACCTGACACTCGCCTCGGCCGCGGGCATCGCCGCGACGACAGCGCAAAGCATGCACCTGCAGGCCGGCGAGCACATCGCCTTCACCAGCCAGCGCCACCTCAGCATCAGCGCGGCCAAGCGCCTGCTTGTCAGCGCGAAGGATGGCATCCGGCTGTTCTCCCTCAAGGGCGGCATGAAGTTCATCGCCGGCAGCGGCAAGGTGCAGATCGAAGCGCACAAGGACCGGATCGACATCATGGCCAGACAGGCCGTGCGCATCACCAGCACCACCGAATCGATCTTCATCACCGCGCCGAAGAAGGTGGTCTTCAACGGCGGGGGCAGCTTCTCCGAGTGGAGCAGTGCGGGCATCGTGCACGGCACCAAAGGTTCGTGGGTCGAGCATGCGGGCAGCCATGGGAAGAAGGGGCCGACGAAGTTGGCGTTGGAACCGGAAGCCTTCAAAAAATGCGCTCCGAACGACTCCAGCGCCGTGACTGGCGGCGGGGCAGTCATATGAGCTCGACTTATGGAGATTTGACGACTCATCCGGGCACCACGCAAAACACGCTTTCCGGATGGCCATGGCGCGACTTGCCTGACGCCCTGGTGCCGCAGTTGACGGACACC comes from Variovorax sp. J2L1-78 and encodes:
- a CDS encoding type VI secretion system Vgr family protein, encoding IQAQLKSDHQSSSLSLGFITRVEDNAGRKDPRGEGFELRTDGHGALRASNGMLITTEARANAANHVKDSGETVQRLAQAQAQHDALAQAASTAKAQHRGADQGAVAKALTRQNDALEGQGKADPERGRFPEIDQAHLTLASAAGIAATTAQSMHLQAGEHIAFTSQRHLSISAAKRLLVSAKDGIRLFSLKGGMKFIAGSGKVQIEAHKDRIDIMARQAVRITSTTESIFITAPKKVVFNGGGSFSEWSSAGIVHGTKGSWVEHAGSHGKKGPTKLALEPEAFKKCAPNDSSAVTGGGAVI